A genome region from Arthrobacter sp. V1I9 includes the following:
- a CDS encoding cysteine desulfurase family protein, with protein MIFLDAAATTPVRREVLDAMWPYLTGEFGNPSSHHTLGEAAADALAGARRSVAAVLGCRPGEVTFTAGGTEADNLAVKGIALARQAADPQLDRVVISAVEHPAVEESARYLERFHGFAVDVVPVDGTGRVRPDAFRAVLRPETALASIMYANNEVGTVQPIAELAGLARGLGIPFHTDAVQAAGWLPVDTGALGVDAMSISGHKLGAPKGSGVLFVRGRTRVEPLIHGGGQERGRRSGTENVAGAVGLATALTLAQAGQLEERRRVAAMRDTFINAVLAGVPGAILTGHPVERLPSVASFCFPGTSGESVLLELERQGVVCSSGSACAAGSDVPSPVLTSMGISPEVAHTAVRFSFDALVTQADLEAAAAAVLDGVGRVRGLGAQRLARG; from the coding sequence ATGATCTTCCTTGACGCAGCAGCCACCACCCCCGTCCGCCGTGAGGTGCTCGATGCCATGTGGCCTTACCTCACCGGTGAGTTCGGCAACCCGTCGAGTCACCACACCCTGGGCGAAGCTGCCGCTGATGCGCTCGCGGGCGCCCGGCGGTCAGTCGCAGCCGTCCTGGGTTGCCGGCCCGGAGAAGTGACCTTCACTGCCGGCGGAACGGAAGCGGACAACCTCGCCGTCAAGGGAATCGCCCTGGCCCGGCAGGCAGCAGATCCGCAGCTGGACCGGGTGGTGATCAGCGCCGTCGAGCATCCCGCGGTGGAGGAGTCGGCCCGGTACCTGGAGCGCTTCCACGGTTTCGCGGTTGATGTGGTTCCTGTTGACGGGACGGGGCGCGTACGGCCGGATGCGTTCCGGGCCGTGCTTCGGCCGGAAACCGCCCTGGCCAGCATCATGTACGCCAACAACGAGGTGGGAACGGTGCAGCCCATCGCCGAACTTGCCGGCCTGGCGCGGGGACTGGGCATCCCGTTCCACACCGATGCCGTCCAGGCGGCCGGCTGGCTGCCGGTGGACACCGGGGCTCTGGGTGTTGATGCGATGAGCATTTCGGGGCATAAACTTGGGGCGCCCAAAGGCAGCGGAGTGTTGTTCGTCCGCGGCCGCACCAGGGTGGAGCCGCTGATTCATGGTGGCGGGCAGGAACGCGGCCGGAGATCAGGAACAGAGAACGTGGCGGGAGCCGTGGGCCTTGCCACCGCGCTCACCCTGGCCCAAGCCGGCCAGCTGGAGGAACGACGGCGGGTCGCAGCCATGCGGGACACCTTTATCAACGCTGTACTTGCCGGTGTTCCGGGGGCCATCCTCACCGGGCATCCCGTTGAGCGGCTGCCCTCCGTGGCGTCCTTCTGCTTCCCCGGAACCAGCGGCGAATCGGTTCTGCTTGAATTGGAACGCCAGGGCGTTGTGTGCTCCAGCGGTTCAGCCTGCGCGGCGGGTTCCGATGTGCCGTCGCCCGTGCTCACCTCAATGGGAATTTCCCCGGAAGTGGCCCATACTGCTGTGCGGTTCAGTTTTGATGCATTGGTGACCCAAGCGGACCTGGAAGCGGCTGCTGCGGCGGTGCTTGACGGCGTCGGACGGGTCAGGGGCCTGGGCGCCCAGCGCCTCGCTCGGGGCTGA
- a CDS encoding DUF1684 domain-containing protein, which yields MEEHRGAAEEDRTDISAVDIADWRLRTFALYHNVRKLSLENPAEAHSYWRHQRDLMFVTHPASALTAADKAHFSGLKTADYDPIYRFHVPLTQQGAGRQISVETGTDGAVRFVRLGTFDLPEVGQLAVWKLQGYGGGIFVPFRDATAGQPGGSYGAGRYLLDTIKGAFHGVQGTGPDATFVLDFNFAYNPSCAYNEAWACPLPGPSNRLAVEIPVGELY from the coding sequence ATGGAAGAACATCGGGGCGCAGCCGAAGAAGACCGGACGGACATTTCCGCCGTCGACATCGCTGACTGGCGGTTGCGGACGTTTGCCCTGTATCACAACGTCCGCAAGCTTTCGCTCGAAAACCCGGCGGAAGCGCATTCCTACTGGCGCCATCAGCGCGACCTGATGTTCGTCACGCACCCGGCCTCGGCATTGACTGCGGCAGACAAGGCCCACTTTTCGGGGCTCAAAACGGCGGACTATGACCCCATCTACCGGTTCCATGTTCCGCTGACCCAGCAGGGCGCGGGCAGGCAAATCAGCGTAGAAACGGGTACCGACGGTGCCGTCCGCTTCGTCCGGCTGGGCACCTTTGACCTTCCGGAAGTAGGCCAGCTCGCGGTGTGGAAGCTGCAGGGGTACGGCGGCGGCATTTTTGTGCCGTTCCGGGACGCCACCGCCGGCCAGCCCGGCGGCAGCTACGGGGCTGGCCGATATCTGCTCGACACCATCAAGGGCGCGTTCCACGGCGTCCAAGGCACCGGTCCGGACGCCACGTTTGTCCTGGACTTCAACTTTGCCTACAACCCGTCGTGCGCCTACAACGAGGCCTGGGCCTGCCCGCTGCCGGGGCCGTCCAACCGGTTGGCCGTGGAGATCCCGGTGGGCGAGCTCTACTGA
- the nadC gene encoding carboxylating nicotinate-nucleotide diphosphorylase, giving the protein MSEPPTVRVPRLDLTLPSAPVREILERAFAEDAPAGDITSGLLIPAEARATAVLNARVPGVLSGATVFRDAMLLVDPDTDVELLLADGEKFDAGTHLARVSGRARSVLLAERVALNLVQRMSAIATKTAGFVRLAEGTSARITDTRKTTPGLRILERFAVRCGGGANHRFSLSDAVLAKDNHLAVMTGGDPARLTGLLAAAKAQLGHTTHFEVEVDRLDQIGPVLAAGVDTIMLDNFTVEELRAGVALVAGRARVEASGNVNLGTVAGIAATGVDVISVGALTHTVAALDLGLDVELTVR; this is encoded by the coding sequence GTGAGTGAACCACCGACCGTCCGCGTCCCGCGCCTGGACCTGACGCTGCCGTCCGCGCCGGTGCGGGAGATCCTCGAGCGTGCCTTTGCTGAAGATGCCCCCGCAGGTGACATCACCTCCGGGTTGCTGATCCCGGCCGAAGCCCGGGCCACCGCGGTGCTTAACGCACGCGTGCCGGGCGTCCTCAGCGGTGCCACGGTGTTCCGGGATGCCATGCTGCTGGTGGATCCTGACACCGACGTTGAGCTGCTGCTGGCGGACGGGGAGAAGTTCGACGCCGGGACGCATCTCGCACGGGTCAGCGGACGTGCCAGGTCGGTCCTGCTGGCAGAACGCGTTGCCCTCAACCTGGTGCAGCGGATGTCCGCCATCGCCACAAAGACTGCAGGGTTTGTGCGGCTGGCCGAAGGTACCTCCGCCCGGATCACCGATACCCGTAAGACCACGCCCGGGCTGCGGATTCTGGAGCGGTTCGCCGTGCGGTGCGGCGGCGGCGCGAACCACCGGTTCAGCCTCTCCGACGCCGTGCTGGCCAAGGACAACCACCTCGCCGTCATGACGGGCGGCGACCCCGCGCGGCTCACCGGGCTTCTCGCCGCCGCCAAAGCACAGCTGGGCCACACCACCCACTTCGAGGTGGAGGTGGACCGCCTGGACCAGATCGGGCCGGTCCTTGCGGCTGGCGTGGACACCATCATGCTGGACAACTTCACGGTCGAGGAGTTGAGGGCCGGCGTGGCTCTGGTGGCCGGGCGGGCACGGGTGGAGGCCAGCGGAAATGTGAACCTCGGGACGGTGGCTGGAATCGCAGCCACGGGAGTCGACGTCATTTCCGTGGGCGCTCTCACCCACACGGTGGCGGCCCTGGACCTCGGGCTCGACGTTGAACTGACCGTCAGGTGA